The Cryptococcus neoformans var. neoformans B-3501A chromosome 4, whole genome shotgun sequence genome has a window encoding:
- a CDS encoding hypothetical protein (HMMPfam hit to CwfJ_C_1, Protein similar to CwfJ C-terminus 1, score: 115.1, E(): 1.7e-31; HMMPfam hit to CwfJ_C_2, Protein similar to CwfJ C-terminus 2, score: 41.1, E(): 3.1e-09), with translation MGRDSTNTDRDTHRHGSRHDRHDRPHRHRTHRDRDKQDADQIEEEQRRERKRLKKERRTDDDHTLQVLDDDPSMWVEKSLDPTNAVANIPTADSLPLTSNPSGPKVSLPLSTATGSEGRQRDSWMLEPSVSSAIVPTPRDDVPHSAVKSAADTADRYGDGQPDDRTSVSNVDLFSSMGIEHKRKDPRSDKPDPSQLVVDDRFELNTQLLEGKNVDEYEVKEKKTTFGGPGYQWRMMKLKRLYEQAEEQSRPVEEVALERYGSLDEFNEALEERRYLDDREARRKSRGVSRPVGPSSDSSRPTTPSGNSSGMRTPDAGRRFMFANRTTGEQTFGTGGGSGNRPGSRTGFRRPGEDLEQGTTPVSSAGRLDTLRRDNGGLGTPKLESGVRSGSSGVVPMKVGTPIPSVFTPTTLTRSFTGPSPPGPEHESGAVDPTSSKPPLSTEQLNKLQAAVLRSKLMDDPNASALEDEYEIERERSERAHAGVGAGAGLWEGNNEGIQGQLGRMDEKGNRIEVQVLPTLDGRGKLYDVGTGKEDESVVRPGNRKQKDAKFETRDKQGNLLRYNADDDIQSLGELVRQERFGAGSSDQKNLDAEMARAIATDGKFEDDLDYMDDNADKLARKKMKSDALKRAFAINDYARTKKALDTCPLCYQDDRPPQTAIVALGTRTYMCCTQYEELVPGHCLIVPLQHHLSMLEMEDDDWDEVRNFMKCLMRMHAQSNHGVIFFETITSFKSQRHSYIEAIPVPFDIFQDLPAYFRESILSSEGEWTQHKKLIDFSSRPGGFRRMMVPNLPYFMVQWDYKGEKGYGHVIEGIKDSGAGGGEDEEGDVGGAMSESEFPRYFAQEVIGNILGLEARKWRRPRKMDVALNKERARKLGTLFQPYNWTVGNGV, from the exons ATGGGGAGAGACAGCACCAACACGGATCGGGACACTCACAGACACGGCTCAAGGCATGACCGCCACGACAGGCCTCATAGACATCGAACTCACAGGGATCGGGACAAGCAAGATGCAGACcagattgaagaggagcagaggagagagagaaaacggctcaagaaggagaggaggacaGATGATGACCATACTCTTCAGGTGTTGGACGATGACCCTAGTATGTGGGTAGAAAAATCATTGGATCCTACCAATGCTGTCGCGAACATCCCCACCGCCGACTCTCTCCCTCTAACGTCGAATCCTTCTGGTCCGAAAgtttctcttcccctctccaCAGCAACAGGCTCAGAAGGCCGGCAGCGCGATTCGTGGATGCTGGAGCCATCGGTGTCTTCTGCCATTGTCCCGACCCCGAGGGACGATGTGCCCCATAGCGCTGTCAAGTCTGCCGCTGATACAGCGGACAGGTACGGAGATGGGCAGCCTGATGATAGGACCTCCGTTTCGAATGTGgacctcttttcctccatGGGAATAGAACATAAGAGGAAGGATCCTAGATCGGATAAGCCAGACCCTTCCCAG CTCGTGGTCGACGACCGTTTCGAACTCAACACCCAACTCCTCGAGGGGAAAAATGTCGATGAATACGAAGTTAAAG AAAAAAAGACGACATTTGGTGGACCTGGTTACCAGTGGCGAATGATGAAACTCAAGCGTCTGTATGAGCAGGCAGAAGAACAGTCTCGACCCGTAGAAGAAGTGGCTCTTGAACGCTACGGATCACTTGATGAGTTCAATGAAGCTCTTGAAGAACGTCGTTATCTAGACGATCGTGAAGCGCGACGCAAATCGCGGGGTGTCAGTAGACCTGTTGGGCCCAGTTCCGATTCCTCCAGGCCCACCACTCCTTCCGGCAACTCTTCCGGTATGCGGACTCCCGATGCAGGTCGCCGATTCATGTTTGCTAACCGCACCACTGGGGAGCAAACTTTTGGCACTGGTGGTGGCAGTGGCAATCGACCTGGCTCTCGAACGGGTTTCCGTCGACCTGGTGAAGATTTAGAACAGGGCACGACGCCTGTCAGCAGCGCTGGGAGGCTTGATACACTTCGCCGTGACAATGGTGGACTTGGAACACCAAAGCTTGAAAGTGGAGTGAGGTCTGGCTCTAGTGGTGTTGTTCCGATGAAGGTCGGTACTCCTATCCCTAGCGTTTTCACTCCTACCACCCTCACCCGCTCATTCACTGGTCCCTCCCCCCCTGGGCCTGAGCATGAATCCGGTGCTGTGGATCCAACCTCTTCGAAACCCCCTCTTTCAACTGAACAGCTCAACAAACTTCAAGCCGCCGTTCTGCGTTCCAAACTTATGGACGATCCGAATGCCTCCGCATTGGAGGACGAATACGAAATCGAGCGTGAGCGGAGCGAGCGAGCACATGCGGGTGTGGGTGCAGGTGCAGGACTGTGGGAGGGGAATAATGAGGGGATACAGGGCCAACTCGGCAGGATGGATGAAAAAGGCAACAGGATAGAAGTGCAGGTTCTTCCTACATTGGACGGGAGAGGGAAGCTGTATGATGTAGGCACtggcaaggaagatgaatcGGTCGTCAGACCGGGAAATCGGAAGCAGAAGGACGCCAAGTTCGAGACCCGTGACAAGCAAGGCAACCTCCTACGCTATAACGCGGATGATGATATTCAATCTCTGGGGGAACTTGTGCGACAAGAACGTTTTGGCGCAGGTTCATCGGACCAGAAAAACCTGGATGCTGAGATGGCGAGGGCTATTGCAACGGATGGCAAGTTTGAAGATGACCTTGACTATATGGATGATAATGCGGATAAGCTGGCcaggaaaaagatgaagagcgaCGCATTGAAAAGGGCCTTTGCCATAAATG ATTATGCTCGAACAAAGAAAGCGCTCGATACATGTCCACTTTGCTACCAAGACGACCGTCCTCCGCAAACCGCCATTGTTGCTCTTGGTACACGCACGTACATGTGCTGCACGCAATACGAAGAACTTGTACCGGGGCACTGTCTGATCGTGCCTTTGCAGCACCACCTGAGTAtgctggagatggaagatgatgattggGACGAAGTCCGC AACTTCATGAAGTGCCTTATGCGCATGCACGCTCAATCAAACCATGGCGTTATCTTTTTCGAAACCATCACCTCCTTCAAATCCCAGCGGCACTCGTACATAGAAGCTATTCCTGTGCCTTTTGACATATTCCAAGATCTTCCTGCCTATTTCCGTGAATCGATTCTTTCTTctgaaggagaatggaCGCAACACAAGAAGTTAATTGATTTCTCCTCGAGACCAGGTGGCTttaggaggatgatggtaCCGAACTTGCCATATTTCATGGTTCAGTGGGATTATAAAGGCGAGAAGGGCTACGGGCATGTGATTGAAGGTATCAAAGATAGtggagcaggaggaggagaagacgaggaaggcgaTGTGGGTGGAGCAATGTCCGAGAGCGAGTTCCCAAG ATACTTTGCCCAAGAAGTCATCGGCAACATCCTGGGGCTGGAAGCTCGCAAATGGAGAAGACCGAGGAAAATGGACGTGGCGTTGAATAAAGAAAGGGCACGAAAGTTGGGGACCCTTTTCCAGCCGTATAATTGGACTGTGGGAAACGGCGTTTAA